In Deltaproteobacteria bacterium, the genomic window CTTCATCAGCGCCGGCGCGACCAAGCGTGCCAGCGTGTAGAACACCGAGCCCAACGGCAAACCGTATTTGTCGATCTCGGTTTCGAGCACGAACTGGTGATCGAGTGTCATCCCGCCGCCGCCGTATTTCTTAGGATAGGTCGGAAACAGCCAGCCCTTTGCCCCGAGCTTGCCGGCAAGCCGACGGCGAAATTGATATTCCTCGTCGACTTCGCGCGTCGACCAGATCGCCGACCAGCGCAGATGCTCGCTGCCCTTCATGTTCTCCGCCAACCACTCGCGCACCTCTTTGCGAAACGGGCTGATCTCCGGGCTGTCGGGGGCTAGATTGAAGTCCATGGGTAACTCTCCTTCTTAACTTCAAGGCGTGACCGCACGATTTCCGTACTACTAAAAGCGCAGGCGAATGTCTAACGAATCGGAACCGGAGAATTTCAACCACAAAGGGTCACAAAAAAGCGGACGAGGAAATTAACCGCAATAGACCCAGAAGGCGCGGATTCGGAATTTGTTAACCGCAAAGAACCCAAGGAACGCAAAGTAAAAATCCGATTCGGAGAATAACCGCAAGAAGCGCAAAACGAACCAGGGGTCGATGAATCGCCGTCTTTACTACGTCAGAATTCTTCTTTGCGTTCTCTGCGTTCCCTTCGACTTTGCTCAGGACATGCTTTGCGGTTAGATTCTCCGGGTTCCGAATCCGTCGAAATCCATTTTTGCGACTTTTGCGTTTTTTGCGGCGATTCTTTTCTTTGGTGGCGGCTCTGCGGTTATGACTCAGACATCCCACTCCCCCGCCACCAACCGCGGGATCACCGGGTGCAAAATTCGATAGGACAAACCCCAAAGCCGATGCGGCCCGACTTGATAAAAACTAACCTGCTCAGATTTCTGCCAGGTCGAGAAACGGCCGATCATCTTGTCGTGCGCACCGGGCCGAGTGAGGTCGCTCAGCTTCACGTCGATAATCTCAGCAATCTCGCGCTCGGCGATCTCCCAGCGGCTCGGGACAGCAATGCGCGCTAAGTAGGGGAATACCCGATATCCCGTCGTCCGCGTCTGCGTCATCGGCAGCTCGCACAGCACGTCGGCGCGATCGATCGCCAACCCCAACTCCTCGCGCACTTCGCGCAGCGCCGTGTCGAGCATGGTCTCGTCTTCCGGATCATATTTTCCACCGGGAAACGCCACCTGATCCCCATGCACGCCGCCCGGCTTGCGCAAAATCATCACGATATGCAGCTCACCGTCGCTGGCGCGGTAGACGGGAATGACAATGGCGGCGTCGATCATGCTGATTTCTAACGTTGCACCACGAAGACGCGAGAGCACGAAGTTCGGAAAAAACATTTCTTTCTTCTCTTACCTTCGTGGCATTCGTGGTGAATATCTCCCCTCCGAAACTTTGCACGTTTGCCGGAGATTCTTCCGGTCGGTTGCGGCTGCACCGCGCTGGGCCCTTTGTGGTGAATTCTCCTCTTATACCGTCGTCGGCGCGGCTTCCTGCGACGGTCGCCCCAACCCCAAACGGCGCGCAATGATCAAACGGTCGGTATCGAGGGTGCCACCGCCATGGAGCCAGCCGGGGCCGCTGCGCACGGTGTATTCGAAATCGGCTATTTCATGGACCGATAGGTCAGGCACCAGCGCTTCGAAGCCGCAAATCTTCTGCACCCGTTCGGAATTGCGCAGGCGAACCATGCGCTGGTAGTAGAGAAATTGCGGCCCGCCGTACGGATGGGGATCTTTCACGTAACGATGCCAAAAGTTGCGCAGCCCCATCAAACGCTGCACGTCGAGATCGTTGAGCAGATCGGCAATGACATCGCGCACATCTTGATCTTCCATCAAGCTCGCGCCATCGAATTGCGCCTTTTGGCAATGCTCGATCAAGCGTTTAAGCAACGGATGTTCCGCGACGCTGCCGCCGCCGCCGTGCTCGAGCTCCAGGTAGCTGTTGGCAACTTGCCAGCCATTGTTTTCGCCACCGACCAGATATTTCGCCGGCACCCGAACGTTGTCGAAGAACACGGCGTTCTTGATGCCCATCATCAAGTGCAAATGTTGAATCTCAATGCCGGGCAAATTGGCTGGAATGTAGAGCCAGCCCAAGTTTTCATGGCGCTTGCCGGCGGGATTGGTGCAGACCAGCGTCCAAAGAAAATCCGGCGGCAGATGATGGCCGACCAAGATCTTCTGGCCGTTAACAATGAACTCGTCGCCATCGCGTATCGCCTTGGTCTGGCAGTTGGCGACGTCGCTGCCCCCCTGGGGCTCGGTCAGCACTTGCCAAATCGCCAACTCACCGCGCATCATGGGCGGTAAAAACTCTTGCTTTTGCGCCTCGGTGCCGAACTTCATGAGCGCCGGCGCGACCAATCGCGCCAGCGTGTAGAATACGGCGCTCAGCGGCAAGCCGTAGCGATCGATCTCGGTTTCAAGGACGAACTGATGATCGAGCGTGAGCCCGCCGCCACCGTATTGCACCGGGTAAGTGGGAAACAGCCAGCGCTTCTGCCCGAGCTTGCCCGCGAGCGCGCGGCGAAATTTATACTCCTCGTCATTCTCGCGCGTCGACCAATTGCCCGACCAGCGCAGATGCTCGCTGCCCTTCATATTTTCCGCCAACCACGCGCGCACCTCTTGGCGAAACGCGCTGATCTCCGGCGTATCCGGTTGCAAACTAAAATCCATCAGTAGCTCTCCTGTTCCGCTGTCTCTCGCCAAGCCTGCATCAAAGTCATCGGGGGCGCAACCCTTACCTAATCGGTTTCGAATTTCGGATTTTGCTATTGGGCTAAACGACGCTAACCCAACCTAAGGGTCTGATTTGTCACGCCTGACCGACGATGGATAAAACCCCGCACTTTGGATTTCCACCGCAAATTCGGCGTGGATTCCGCTACATTCAATTTCCAACAGAGCGACCGTAGATATGGCGTATATCGCGCTCCGACGTGAAGTCTTGTCGGATCGCGCGGGCCTGGTGTCACGTGCTTATGAGCTAAAAGTCGACTCGACCCCTTTGTGTGGGACCCCTTTGTGTGTGTGTGTGGCTTGTGGTCCATCAGTCCGTCGACCAGCCAGTACCAGTTGAAGGTTGACTCGACGACGATGCCTTCGCGTGATTCCCGGTACGCCGCCAGTTGCTGCGTGATCAACGCCAGATCATTCGGCAAGCGCTTCTCATAGACAACGCGTCCTCCTCGTCGCTCAACACCACCACGTTGTTATTCGAGTGTAGATCAATAGCTCCGTACAATTTCATCTCCGTTTCCTCCTTCGGCACAAATTTCATTCCTCAAATTACTGCCTACTGGAGAATTCGGCTAGATGATTATCAAGTCGGCTTTTAGCTCTTAAACGGAGAATCCAATAGGATCGCGCTTTGATTTCCACTTTCTTTTGGCTGGGAGTCGGCGTGTGCCTGTAAATCAAATACTCGTTCCGTTGGAACACATAGAAGCCGGAGTTTCGTTGTGCGTCAAGCAACATGCTTTCACTGCTGCGGCGGACGACGCTAACCGCGGAGTCAGATGCTGGCAAGACGCTCAACGGTGTCCGGGTAACGCTTCACGAGACTGATCAGCGATACGGCCTGCGCGTTTGGAATTATACGCAAGTTACCTATGATACCCTGGGCGGGGAAAGCCCCAATCAAAGAATACGGAGATGTAAAATCTTTTCGCGCAAAAAAGGCCCGAGTGAAAACTCCTCGGGCCTTTGACATCAAAGCAACGATTAAGTATTAGACCCCCCCAAACCCCTCATCCTGCGCTTCATCCAACAACCACGGATCTTTGATCTCGGTGGTCGGTCCCTTGCCGCTCAGCACGTTGGCGACTTCCCTCGCCGCGTGGCTTTGGCAATCGATGTACGACTCGTCCGAGTTTGCTGAGGTGTGGCAGGTGACGATGACATTGGGCAGTGTTAACAGCTTGTGATCGGCGGGCAGCGGTTCCGGCTCCGTTACATCCAATGCTGCACCGCGCAACTCGCCGGCGACCAGTGCGTCGAACAGCGCGTCGCTGTCAACCAGGCCGCCGCGGGCGCAGTTGATCAAGTACGCCGTGTTTTTCATCATTTTGAACTGCGGTGTGCTGAACATTTTTCTCGTGCCCTTGGTCAGCGGCGCGTGCACGCTGATGAAGTCAGAGGTCTTCACCAGCTCGTCGAAAGAAACCATTTTCACGCCCATCTGCTCGGCGATCTTCGGATCGAGATAGGGGTCGTAGGTCTGCACGTTCAAGCGCATGCCCTGGGCGCGCGGCGCCACTTGCTTGCCGACGTGGCCCAGGCCGACGATGCCCATGGTGCGGCCCTGAATGCGATAGACGGGGCCGCGATAGGCGTGCAACTCGGCGGTGTGGCGCTTCCACTTGCCCTCATGAACGTACTGGTTCATGCGCATGAGCTTGCGCGAAATCGCGATCATCAAACCGATGGCCTGCTCAGCGACTTCGATAGAGTTGCAGCCAGCCGCGTTGCAGATCGTCAAGCCGTATTCCTTCGCCGCCGCGAGGTCCATGCGGTCGACGCCGACGCCGGTGCGCGCGACGACCTTGACTCGTTTCATCTTGCTGATGGTGTCTTTGGACAGCGGCACCGAGCCGTGCATGATGATGCCGTCGGCGTCCTTGGACATCTCGACGACGTCGGCCTCAGTCACCGGGCGGCGGATGGTCATGTCGGCGTCGATCTCTTTCAAGATCGGCCGAATCAGACTTTCCGGTACGTCGTTGCTGCCAAAATAAACTACGTGAAACTTAGCCATTGTTAGTTAACCTCCAGGCCGTACATGCGCACCGGATTGTCCCACAAGATTTTCCGCCGCGCTGCTTTGGAAAGGTGATCGTTCTTGGTCATGTCGCCGACGGTGCGATCGGGAAATTTGCCGATGCAGTCGCTGTGCGGATAGTCAGTCGCAACCACGAGATAGTCCTCGCCGACATGCTCGACGTAGGCTGGCGCCAATTCTTCGCCTGCTTCGCTGCTGGTCCAGCACTGGCGCTTAAAATAATAGCTCGGTTTATTCTTGGTCACCGCCTCACGCCCCTGGCCCTCGTGCTCCCAGTGCTCGTCCATGCGCTCCAACCAGAACGGCACCCAGCCGCAGCCGGACTCGAGATGGGCGACTTTTAACTTGGGAAATTTCTCTAACACGCCATCAGCACACAAGTTCAAACAAGCGAGCATCTGTTCCAACGGATGGCAGGCGATATGCCGGCCAAATTCGCTGTAGCGGTCCGAGCCCGCCTGCGGCAAAGCCGTGCGCGCCCCTTCGTGGACGCAGACGGTCATGCCGAGATCGGCCGCGGCGGCATAGACTGGATCGTAGTCGGGGCTCGCCATGGTGCGGCCGCAAATCTTGTTGGGCCGCCAAAAAATACCGACCAGCCCGAGTTTTTTGGCATGCTCCAATTCTTGCACCGCGCGCTTGGGATCTTGCAGCGGAATCAGGCAGACGCCGTAGAGCCGCTTGTCGCTCTCGCTGCAGTAATCGGACATCCAGGTATTGTAGGCCCGGCAGATCGCGGCAGAGAGTTCCGGATCGAGGTTGTCACGCCACATGATGTAGAGACCCACCGTGGGGAACAGCACGCCGAGGTCGACGCCTTCTTTGTCCATATCGCGCACATTCGACTTGGCATCAAACTTCGATGCCAACGCCTCAGCGAAGGTCTCGCGCCAGCGCTTCGACGCGGCGAAAGTAAAGCCGTAATCTTCCTGCTTGGCGGCATCGCGCAACTGGTCGGCGTCGGAAATTTTTTCGCCGTCGACTAACCGATAGGATTGATTGGGCCCGCGAATTTCCACGCGGCTGCGAAATTTTTCCGGCAAATATTTGGCGAACAAATCCGACGGCTCGAGCACGTGGCGGTCGGCATCGATGACTTTGAATCCATCTCTCATAGTTAACTCCTTTCGCGATTGGCGCGGCGACTGGCCCGACGATTTCTGTTTGCGACAACCATAAATAGGACGACTCGCCGCGATGAGTCAACCGCGCCCACGGCCACTCCGACGACCGAGTGAATCGACTACGATTGACAATAATAGGGCACCGGCGTAGGTGAGTCGCATGAAGACCCAACGCAAAGTTTTTTCTCTCTCGATCGTCGTTCTGCTGGTTGGACCCAAAAAAAGAGGCCCGGTCTCTCGTGAGCCGGGCCTCTAGTGAGCGGCGAAATCCGCTGCAGTAACCGTGAAAAATCTATTTGCGCTGAGATACCAAACCGGTCAACAGCGCGCCCAAACCAAGCAGAAGCAGAGCAGACGGCTCTGCAACCCGCTGCAGAAACCCTCGGATTTCGCCGCCTGGAAATTGGCTTGAATGAATATTGAAATAAGCTTGGCCGCTCGCAAGTCCTGCGGCCAAGGCAGCTTCGGCTCCAGCACCAGTGCCACCATTGTTGGTCAAAAATGCAGGCCGGTATGTCGTCGTTGCTTCCGTGTTTAAGGTGTTTTGATAAGTTCCAGAAGTGACTCCTAATGGAAACCCCGGCAACGCGCCTACCCCAGGAACCGCGACAGCCACATTTCCTGGAGGGGCTACACAGCAATGAATATGCGCATCGCTGGTGTTCGCCACCAATCCACTAAAGCTCGCCTGGATAAAAAGGGTATTGGCATCAGTGTCGATGATGACAACCGCATTGCCCGTACCCGGCGAGTTGTTCGATGGGTTTTCCGCAGCGCCGGTGAGGTTCACCGCATATCTGATTGGCACCGCAAGGCCTGTCGAGGCACTCAGCATAAGAGCTGCTAAAACAAGCGGGGTAATTAGTCGTTTCATAGGCAGTCCTCCTCCAGGTTGTTTCTTCAGACGGGGCCAATCCTAGTTGCGACAGGATGTGATTGTCAAACAAATTGTAAATAGGCCTCAGCAAAATTTTTAACACTCGATCGGAGGATCATACGGAAATCCCCGATCGAGTCTGTAAGATTTATTGACAAGTAAGAGCAGCCGACAAGAATCCTTTTTAAGTCGGACTGCTTGACCGCTCGCTGGCGCCATACTAAAGATCAGCAGAATTTACTTAGCCAAATTGAGAGGACTTACAATTATGGTTGCACCCAATCTCAAACGTGCCGGTAACGAGCTTGGCGCTAGAACGACATATGAACTATTTCTCGAGCGCGAGGGCATTCCTGCTCTTGGCGGTTTTCACATCGAGGACATCAATAAGGTGGACCTCGCACGGTGGCCGCGTGTCGACGGGCGCGGTGTGTATTTGAACCTCGAAGGATCCGAAGGCGTGAACAATTGTTACATCTGCGAGATCGCGCCCGGGAAAGCGCTCGCGCCGCAAAAGCACATGTTCGAGACACTCTTGTTTGTCGTCAGCGGCCATGGCGCCACGACCATCTGGCAGGAGGGTGGCAAGAAACAAACGTTTGAGTGGGGCGAAGGCGCGCTGTTCTCGCCGCCGCTCAACGCGACCTACCAGCACTTCAACGGCGCCGGCGACAAACCGGTGCGGCTGTTGGCAATGACCAATGCGCCGACGGTGTTGAACCTCTACCACAACATCGATTTTGTTTTTAATTGCGACTACAAATTCAGTGACCGCTACGCTGGCGAGGAAGATTTTTTCAGCGGCAACGCGAAAATTCCCGGCGAGGGTTTTCACGACACCAATTTCATTCGCGACGTGCGCAGCTATGAGCTGCCCGAGCGCAAAGACCGCGGCGCCGGCGGCAAAATGTTGATGATCGAGATGTCTAACAACGTCATGTCGGCGCATATCTCGCAGTTTCCAGTCGGCACCTACAAAAAAGCCCACCGCCACGGCGCCGGCGCCCACGTGATTATTCTCAAGGGCGAAGGTTTCTCGGTAATGTGGAAAGAGGGCGACGACATCAAGCGCTACAACTGGCGCGCCGGCAGCTTGATGGTGCCACCCGAGCGCTGGTTCCACCAACATTTCAACGTCGGCCGCGAGCCGGCGCGCTATTTGGCGCTGAAGCCGTTTAGCAGCCGCAAATTCCCCGGCTTGAGAAAGCAATGGGGCACTTCGGAAAGCGTCAAGAACGGCGGCGACCAGATCGAGTACGAGGATGAGGATCCGCGCATTCGGCAGATGTTCGAAGAGCAAGCCGCCAAGCGCGGTGTCGTAAGCCAGATGACCGGCGTGTACAAGGCGGCATAGACGATGTTCCGATTCGGATTGCCTCGCGCAAAGGCGCAAAGGCCGCAAAGTTCGGAAAAAAACTATTCTTACCTTTGCGTCCTTCGCGTCCTTTGCGCGAGGCAATTTCTGCGGCTGCTCATCTTCTTCTTAATCGCACTTTACCCACTCACCCACACCGCAGAGGCCGCCGATAAAGTCCGCATCGCGGTGACCAATCTTAACATGTCGTTCCTCCCGACCGGTGTCGCATTGCGGCGTGGCTTCTTTCGCGACGAAGGGCTCGACGTTGAGATTATCCGCATGAACACGCCGAATACGCTCGCCGCCATGACCACCGGCGACGTCGGCTATACGCTGTTGTTCGGCTCGGTCGTTCGCGCCGCGCTGCGCGGTTTGCCGATTCGCGCGCTGGCGAGCCTACTCGACAGCCCGACCTACGCCCTGATCGCGCGGCCGGAATATAAGTCGCTCAAAGATCTCAAAGGCAAAACCATCGGCATCGCCAACTTTGGCGGCACGGACGAAGTGCTATCACGCATGTGGTTCCGCAACGCCGGCATCGACGCCGACAAAGAAGTCAAGTATCTCGCCCTCGGTCCCGATCGCGCCCGACTCGCGGCGCTCAAAGAAAACATCGTCCAAGTGTCGATCATTTCGCCACCGGGGGACACGCTTGGTAGCCAGATGGGCTTTCACGTGCTGACCCGCGCGCACGAGCAGTTCAACTTTCCCTTCATCGGCATCGGGACGAATTTGAAAGCGCTCAAAGAGCGACCGCAGGAGGTAAGAAAGGTCGTCAAATCGCTGGTGCGCGCCAACCGTTTCATCCGCGACGACAAAGAAGGCGCGGTGCGCGTGCTGGCCGATTGGGCGAGACTCGAGCGCGAGCACGCCGTGGCCTCCTGGGAGTCGACGTGGAAAGTCTTCAGCGCCGACGGCACGATTCCGGCGGACGGTCTGCGCCTGGTCTTGGACCAAGCCAAGGCGGAAATGAAACTGGCGAAGGAACTGCCGCTGAGCGAAATCGTCGACCCGGCGCCGCTGCAAGACGCGCAGCGGGAGCTGGGGATAAGAAAGTAAGATTCACCACGGAGTACGGGGGCACAGAGTCCGGATTAGAACAACCACGAAACACAC contains:
- a CDS encoding CoA pyrophosphatase, which codes for MFFPNFVLSRLRGATLEISMIDAAIVIPVYRASDGELHIVMILRKPGGVHGDQVAFPGGKYDPEDETMLDTALREVREELGLAIDRADVLCELPMTQTRTTGYRVFPYLARIAVPSRWEIAEREIAEIIDVKLSDLTRPGAHDKMIGRFSTWQKSEQVSFYQVGPHRLWGLSYRILHPVIPRLVAGEWDV
- a CDS encoding CHRD domain-containing protein gives rise to the protein MKRLITPLVLAALMLSASTGLAVPIRYAVNLTGAAENPSNNSPGTGNAVVIIDTDANTLFIQASFSGLVANTSDAHIHCCVAPPGNVAVAVPGVGALPGFPLGVTSGTYQNTLNTEATTTYRPAFLTNNGGTGAGAEAALAAGLASGQAYFNIHSSQFPGGEIRGFLQRVAEPSALLLLGLGALLTGLVSQRK
- a CDS encoding cupin domain-containing protein — protein: MVAPNLKRAGNELGARTTYELFLEREGIPALGGFHIEDINKVDLARWPRVDGRGVYLNLEGSEGVNNCYICEIAPGKALAPQKHMFETLLFVVSGHGATTIWQEGGKKQTFEWGEGALFSPPLNATYQHFNGAGDKPVRLLAMTNAPTVLNLYHNIDFVFNCDYKFSDRYAGEEDFFSGNAKIPGEGFHDTNFIRDVRSYELPERKDRGAGGKMLMIEMSNNVMSAHISQFPVGTYKKAHRHGAGAHVIILKGEGFSVMWKEGDDIKRYNWRAGSLMVPPERWFHQHFNVGREPARYLALKPFSSRKFPGLRKQWGTSESVKNGGDQIEYEDEDPRIRQMFEEQAAKRGVVSQMTGVYKAA
- a CDS encoding ABC transporter substrate-binding protein, which encodes MFRFGLPRAKAQRPQSSEKNYSYLCVLRVLCARQFLRLLIFFLIALYPLTHTAEAADKVRIAVTNLNMSFLPTGVALRRGFFRDEGLDVEIIRMNTPNTLAAMTTGDVGYTLLFGSVVRAALRGLPIRALASLLDSPTYALIARPEYKSLKDLKGKTIGIANFGGTDEVLSRMWFRNAGIDADKEVKYLALGPDRARLAALKENIVQVSIISPPGDTLGSQMGFHVLTRAHEQFNFPFIGIGTNLKALKERPQEVRKVVKSLVRANRFIRDDKEGAVRVLADWARLEREHAVASWESTWKVFSADGTIPADGLRLVLDQAKAEMKLAKELPLSEIVDPAPLQDAQRELGIRK